CTTGTTCGGTCTTAGTTTCACTTCATGAACAAAGCCCAGATATTTCTATTGGAGTTACATCAAATGAATTGAGAGAGCAGGGAGCAGGTGACCAAGGGCTCATGTTTGGGTTTGCGATAAACGAAACTCCGGAGTTTATGCCTTTGCCAATAATGCTTGCTCATAATTTATCATTGCGCTTGTCCGAAGTAAGGAAGAAAAAAGAATTGGATTGGGTTAGACCAGACGGAAAATCACAAGTTTCAATTTTGTATGAGGATAACAAACCAAAGTCGATTGATACTATTGTGTTGTCAACCCAGCATTCTCCTGAAATCTCTCAAGAACAAATTAATGAGGAAATTACTAAATTTGTAATAAGTCCCGTTTGCTCAGATTGGATTACTTCTGAAACGAAGGTATTTGTCAATCCTACAGGTAGATTTGTAATTGGGGGACCTCCCGGCGATACGGGATTGACAGGAAGAAAAATCATAGCTGATACCTATGGAGGGATGGGAAGGCATGGGGGAGGAGCCTTCTCAGGCAAAGACCCAACCAAAGTTGATAGATCTGCATGCTACATGGCCAGATACATATCTAAAAATATCGTGGCAGCAGAATTGGCTACTAAATGTGAAGTTCAAATTGCTTATGCAATAGGTGTAGCAAAACCCGTGTCAATTATGGTTGATACGTTTAAGACATCAAAGGTAGACGAAGAAAAAATAGAGGCTAAGGTTAAAGAACTATTCGATACTAGCCCAGCTGGGATCATTAGAACCCTTAATCTGAAAAGACCAATTTATAAAAAAACATCTGCATATGGACATTTTGGGCGAAGAGATGTTGACTTTAGTTGGGAAAAAACAGATAAAGCAGAGGCTTTGAAAAACCTACGTGTCAATTAAATAATCATAAGGATTTTTTTGATATGTTTGCATGGTAAGTATAATCGATGAATGGTTTTGAGCGAGTCGGATGAGAAAATTTCTAATGATTTGTCTATCGCGGAAAGTGAACAGGATCTTCCTTCAGAAGTTAGAGAGAAAAAACTA
This Candidatus Nitrosocosmicus oleophilus DNA region includes the following protein-coding sequences:
- the metK gene encoding methionine adenosyltransferase, translated to MQPRKYIFTSESVTEGHPDKICDRISDSILDSFLSNDPDARVAVETMTTTGVVIVAGEVTSTHRMDVQDIVRNEINDIGYNKPEFGFDGNTCSVLVSLHEQSPDISIGVTSNELREQGAGDQGLMFGFAINETPEFMPLPIMLAHNLSLRLSEVRKKKELDWVRPDGKSQVSILYEDNKPKSIDTIVLSTQHSPEISQEQINEEITKFVISPVCSDWITSETKVFVNPTGRFVIGGPPGDTGLTGRKIIADTYGGMGRHGGGAFSGKDPTKVDRSACYMARYISKNIVAAELATKCEVQIAYAIGVAKPVSIMVDTFKTSKVDEEKIEAKVKELFDTSPAGIIRTLNLKRPIYKKTSAYGHFGRRDVDFSWEKTDKAEALKNLRVN